In Pedobacter sp. WC2423, the following are encoded in one genomic region:
- a CDS encoding aromatic alcohol reductase yields the protein MENTSILVLGAGELGMPVIRNMVNKSKHLSNTKIAVLLRQSTINSTDIDKKRNIDELKVLGVELLAGDLTSPSSELIQIFKEFDAVVSCTGYGSGAGGFQLKLARAVLNAGVKRYFPWQFGVDFEVIGRGSAQDLFDEQLDVRALLRSQKNTKWVIISTGLFTSYLFEPFFGVLDLETKSITALGSWDTAVTVTTPEDIGKLTAEIFFNEPVIEDSIVYIGGDMITYGQLADITESLSGKKFKRKVITISELENGLKNDPDNFVKKYQHIFGNGAGVSWSLDQTFNFQKGIETMSAKQWAQLNIKWK from the coding sequence ATGGAAAATACATCAATTTTAGTGTTAGGTGCAGGTGAATTGGGAATGCCTGTGATACGCAATATGGTAAACAAGTCAAAACACCTATCCAATACAAAAATTGCAGTACTGCTTCGTCAGTCGACCATCAATTCAACGGATATTGATAAAAAGCGCAACATTGACGAGCTCAAAGTACTGGGGGTAGAATTGCTGGCAGGAGATCTGACATCTCCATCTTCCGAACTTATTCAGATTTTTAAAGAATTCGATGCGGTTGTCTCTTGCACGGGTTATGGAAGTGGTGCAGGTGGATTTCAGCTCAAACTTGCAAGAGCCGTACTTAACGCTGGGGTTAAACGCTATTTTCCCTGGCAATTCGGGGTTGATTTTGAGGTCATAGGTAGGGGGAGTGCCCAGGACCTTTTTGATGAGCAACTCGATGTCAGAGCGCTTCTTCGATCGCAAAAAAATACCAAATGGGTTATTATTTCTACGGGTTTATTTACAAGTTACTTATTTGAACCTTTTTTCGGTGTTCTTGATCTGGAAACTAAGTCTATAACTGCTTTAGGCAGTTGGGATACTGCTGTTACGGTAACAACTCCCGAAGATATAGGAAAACTTACGGCAGAAATTTTTTTCAATGAGCCGGTTATAGAAGACAGCATTGTCTATATAGGAGGTGACATGATAACCTATGGACAATTAGCTGATATTACAGAATCATTGTCAGGTAAAAAGTTTAAGCGCAAGGTGATAACCATCAGTGAATTAGAAAATGGCTTAAAAAATGATCCGGATAATTTTGTGAAAAAATACCAGCATATTTTTGGCAATGGTGCAGGTGTATCCTGGAGTTTGGATCAAACATTCAATTTCCAGAAAGGAATAGAAACTATGTCTGCGAAGCAATGGGCACAGCTAAATATTAAATGGAAGTAG
- a CDS encoding Crp/Fnr family transcriptional regulator, translating to MFEIFEKYLRMHTEISVEDLELIRAGSVQRTMRKWQPILQDGEIWSINCFIAAGCLRLYRFDHEGKDHTLRFAVDNWWITDFESYNHNTPSSYNIEALAASTIIIWTKEKWAELMEAIPVLRNFNDTLLANSYEASQRRIYSLISSSAEAKYTEFQKTYPNVFNRVPLHMVASYLGISRETLSRLRKEFTKKN from the coding sequence ATGTTTGAGATTTTTGAGAAGTACTTACGCATGCACACCGAAATTTCTGTTGAAGATCTGGAACTGATCCGTGCGGGCTCAGTACAAAGGACCATGCGGAAATGGCAGCCGATTTTGCAGGATGGGGAAATTTGGAGCATCAATTGTTTTATTGCCGCCGGTTGTCTGCGGCTATACAGGTTTGATCACGAGGGAAAGGATCACACGCTCAGGTTTGCCGTTGATAATTGGTGGATCACAGACTTTGAAAGTTACAACCACAATACGCCTTCTTCATATAATATTGAGGCATTAGCAGCAAGCACCATCATTATCTGGACAAAGGAGAAATGGGCCGAATTGATGGAAGCGATACCTGTTTTAAGAAATTTTAATGATACCCTTTTAGCCAATAGCTATGAAGCTAGTCAGCGAAGGATATATTCACTGATCAGTTCCTCTGCTGAAGCAAAATATACTGAATTTCAGAAAACTTATCCCAATGTATTTAACCGGGTACCATTGCACATGGTTGCCTCTTACCTGGGAATATCAAGAGAAACCCTCAGCAGGTTAAGGAAAGAATTTACTAAAAAAAATTAA
- a CDS encoding TonB-dependent siderophore receptor, whose translation MMMKYIYLFIFSFFSFPVIAQTIKGSIRSKSAVPMHGITIRLEKTNYATQTIENGNFVLRNVLPGTYTLVASGVGYTAIKQDILVVSGKNLFLNLELDPSSEQLEEIVVASRKKRHRDQASAYAARLPLKNIENPQVINTVTNQLITEQGATDLNGIIKNIPGVVKGWSSVSAYYTSRGFNTRNYIRNGVSGYVTADMDIANVEQLEAIKGPSGTLFGSSLVSFGGVLNRITKKPLDTTKIEIGYQVGSYDLSRFTLDINTPLKKDKTVLFRMNAARNYEGSFQDAGFIRSTFIAPSLFYQVGDRLSFSLDIEIYEREGTSQSQIMPAGPGTNRLGANNPSALPLDYKRSYSNNTVTLKNPAQSFYGQINYKLSDHWSSQTNLIHTRAENTGNYLTFTLLKGDSALVRNVSQYPTSLSTITQVQQNFNGDFKIAGLRNRLVIGVEFYQNASAFSSNALNGRGGRKSFDTLNVKGPMPDYALISPASINNKLTGLAPTYSHSQLNTYSAYASNVLNISDRLSAMLSLRADRFMNEGTTNVTTNATTGNYNQTAFSPKFGLVYQLIMDRVSLFGNYTNGFLNVAPVAQPDGAVSTFKPQFANQVEGGVKAELTGDLLSVTISYYNIKVKNTLRTDVERPAYTVQEGNQYSKGVEIDVFSRPITGLLLNAGFAYNDSRLTSADATVTGLRPVNSGPAKTGNFYASYTLPFSAVKGLGLGFGGNFYSRNYIVNNTTAGQFYLNSCTLLNAAVFYSKARYRLGLNADNLTNKQFYNGGFGTITPGGLRRFVASLTVKF comes from the coding sequence ATGATGATGAAGTATATATATCTATTTATCTTTTCCTTCTTCAGTTTCCCTGTTATCGCACAAACCATCAAAGGCAGTATCCGTTCAAAAAGTGCTGTACCTATGCATGGTATTACCATCAGGCTGGAGAAAACAAACTATGCTACACAAACTATTGAAAATGGCAATTTTGTTTTGCGTAATGTTTTGCCTGGCACTTATACGCTTGTGGCGTCTGGTGTGGGATATACTGCCATTAAACAAGACATTCTCGTAGTTTCCGGAAAAAATCTCTTCCTGAACCTTGAACTTGACCCTTCCTCAGAACAATTAGAGGAAATAGTTGTCGCTTCGCGTAAAAAACGCCATCGCGATCAGGCAAGTGCTTATGCAGCAAGATTACCGCTTAAGAATATTGAAAATCCGCAGGTCATCAATACTGTTACTAACCAGTTGATCACCGAACAGGGAGCTACAGATTTAAACGGGATCATTAAGAATATACCCGGAGTTGTTAAAGGCTGGTCTTCGGTTTCTGCTTATTATACCAGCAGGGGTTTTAATACACGCAACTATATCCGCAACGGAGTATCAGGTTACGTAACCGCTGATATGGATATAGCTAATGTGGAGCAGTTGGAAGCCATAAAAGGTCCTTCTGGTACCCTGTTTGGCAGTTCATTAGTTTCCTTTGGTGGTGTTTTAAACCGCATTACAAAAAAGCCATTGGATACTACTAAGATTGAAATCGGTTATCAGGTCGGAAGTTATGATTTGAGCCGTTTTACTCTGGACATCAATACGCCATTGAAGAAAGATAAAACGGTCTTATTCCGGATGAATGCTGCAAGAAATTATGAAGGTAGTTTCCAGGATGCAGGTTTTATCCGCAGTACTTTTATTGCGCCCAGTTTATTTTACCAGGTGGGTGACAGGTTAAGTTTCTCTTTAGATATAGAAATCTATGAAAGAGAAGGTACTTCTCAATCACAGATTATGCCGGCAGGGCCAGGAACTAACCGTTTGGGGGCAAATAATCCATCAGCACTACCGCTGGATTACAAAAGATCTTACTCCAATAATACGGTAACCCTTAAAAATCCTGCGCAGAGTTTTTATGGACAGATCAACTACAAATTGTCAGATCACTGGTCTTCTCAAACTAACCTGATTCATACACGCGCAGAAAACACAGGTAATTATTTAACTTTTACTTTGTTAAAAGGGGATAGCGCTCTGGTAAGAAATGTATCGCAGTACCCAACAAGTCTCTCTACCATCACCCAGGTGCAGCAAAACTTTAATGGTGACTTTAAGATTGCTGGCCTTCGCAATCGTCTGGTAATTGGGGTTGAATTCTACCAAAATGCTTCTGCCTTTTCTTCCAATGCACTCAATGGGCGGGGAGGGCGTAAATCATTTGACACCCTGAATGTTAAAGGTCCGATGCCAGATTATGCCTTGATCAGTCCGGCATCGATCAATAACAAACTGACTGGTTTAGCGCCAACCTATTCACACTCTCAACTGAATACGTATTCTGCCTATGCTTCAAATGTGTTGAATATTTCGGATCGGCTTTCAGCAATGCTTAGCTTACGTGCAGATCGTTTTATGAATGAAGGTACCACCAATGTAACTACAAACGCGACTACAGGTAATTATAACCAGACGGCTTTTTCTCCGAAATTTGGTTTGGTTTATCAGTTGATTATGGACCGTGTTTCTCTTTTTGGCAATTATACCAATGGTTTCCTGAATGTAGCTCCTGTAGCGCAACCAGATGGGGCTGTATCTACCTTTAAGCCCCAATTTGCTAATCAGGTTGAAGGTGGTGTAAAAGCAGAACTGACTGGAGACCTGTTGAGTGTAACTATCAGTTATTATAATATCAAGGTAAAGAATACGCTAAGAACCGATGTAGAAAGGCCTGCTTACACAGTACAGGAAGGTAATCAATACAGTAAAGGCGTAGAAATTGATGTCTTCTCGCGACCAATTACCGGATTATTGCTCAATGCTGGTTTTGCTTATAATGACAGTCGGCTCACTTCGGCTGATGCAACAGTCACGGGCTTAAGGCCTGTTAACTCTGGACCTGCTAAAACCGGTAACTTTTATGCAAGTTATACTTTACCTTTCTCTGCTGTAAAAGGACTGGGACTAGGCTTCGGAGGTAATTTCTACAGTAGGAATTATATCGTCAACAATACTACTGCAGGCCAGTTTTATCTGAACTCCTGCACGCTGCTCAATGCGGCTGTATTCTACAGCAAAGCGAGATATCGTTTGGGTTTGAATGCAGATAATCTGACAAATAAACAATTTTATAATGGTGGCTTTGGAACCATTACCCCTGGTGGCTTACGCAGATTCGTAGCCAGTTTAACTGTTAAATTTTAA
- a CDS encoding winged helix-turn-helix transcriptional regulator, whose translation MNDDELNKAWDDICKVLNKDQDDLKKDILNHVGNKWSLFIVHALGVDGRMRFSALQHHINGISQRMLTKCLRELERDGLISRSIYPEVPPRVEYELTPLGKGLLIQVTPLWFWIASNINTFTEARSNYTNPLIDKG comes from the coding sequence ATGAACGATGATGAACTCAACAAGGCCTGGGATGACATTTGTAAGGTATTAAACAAAGATCAGGATGATCTTAAAAAAGATATATTGAATCATGTTGGTAATAAATGGTCCTTATTTATCGTACATGCTTTAGGAGTGGATGGACGAATGCGTTTTTCCGCATTACAGCACCATATCAATGGCATAAGTCAAAGGATGTTAACCAAATGTCTCCGCGAACTGGAGCGGGACGGCTTGATAAGCCGAAGTATTTATCCGGAAGTACCTCCACGAGTCGAATATGAATTGACACCTCTAGGTAAAGGTTTACTTATTCAAGTAACCCCGCTTTGGTTTTGGATTGCCAGCAACATTAACACTTTCACAGAGGCGAGAAGCAATTATACTAACCCATTAATCGATAAGGGCTAA
- a CDS encoding DUF6624 domain-containing protein, producing the protein MNSDTIANTIIALKNNDLQLRDELLKEGRLSDGYDKAMEELHAKNATKLNEIIDRIGYPTIDMVGKEAAEAAWLVIQHSISHPAFMKRCAELLEIAVSENKADPIHFAYLIDRIAVFEGNPQLYGTQFDWDKAGKLSPNLYDNLAKVNQRRASLGLNTLENQTTIMRSRVMKEKQSPPKDLRKRQQEMENWKIKVGWII; encoded by the coding sequence ATGAATTCTGATACTATAGCAAATACGATAATTGCGTTAAAAAATAATGACCTGCAACTTAGGGACGAACTCCTAAAGGAAGGCAGGCTTTCTGATGGCTATGATAAGGCAATGGAGGAATTGCATGCCAAGAATGCAACGAAGCTGAATGAGATCATTGATAGGATAGGTTACCCGACTATTGACATGGTAGGTAAAGAAGCTGCTGAAGCAGCATGGTTAGTCATTCAGCATTCCATTTCGCATCCTGCCTTTATGAAAAGATGTGCAGAATTGTTGGAAATTGCAGTCTCTGAAAATAAAGCTGACCCCATACATTTTGCTTACCTGATTGACCGGATTGCCGTATTTGAAGGCAATCCGCAATTATATGGAACCCAATTTGATTGGGATAAAGCTGGAAAATTAAGTCCAAATCTTTATGATAATCTAGCTAAAGTGAATCAAAGAAGAGCATCTTTAGGACTTAATACACTCGAAAATCAAACAACGATTATGAGAAGCAGGGTGATGAAGGAAAAACAGTCACCACCTAAAGATCTTCGAAAGAGACAACAGGAAATGGAGAATTGGAAAATAAAGGTGGGATGGATAATTTAA
- a CDS encoding alpha/beta hydrolase — protein MENIKDQISSAQTINVKAESVAPHPVNIHFRSGNLTLSGHLYIPADYLPGEKRQAVLVIAPGGGVKEQTSGRYAQELASKGFVTLAFDHRSYGQSEGYPRFDEDPFTKVEDTKNAVSYLTTRMEVDLERIGVMGICGGGGVAPTAAATDRRIKAVATVSGMMDQRGAMADQFGDHATLVAVFEAGSKARTAFASGEEPLYYPLIPPAGAPNVMELLKQAPDYYFNPARGAHPNWSNSILAYSLEKLATFSALDTIRLISPHPILFIAGSKAASRQQNELAYQTADEPIPRSYFFYKRPVRMYRWSIGKHISLFPVSKGFRQDNSFFYKDFPCQHLRPRTLAWSIHIATAFLRKIYVPFFHW, from the coding sequence ATGGAAAACATTAAAGATCAAATTTCTTCAGCACAGACAATTAATGTGAAAGCTGAATCCGTGGCACCTCATCCCGTTAACATTCATTTTCGCAGTGGTAACTTAACCCTGTCAGGTCACTTATATATTCCAGCGGACTATCTTCCTGGTGAAAAAAGGCAGGCTGTTCTTGTGATCGCTCCAGGCGGAGGAGTTAAGGAACAAACTTCTGGCCGATATGCACAAGAACTGGCCAGTAAAGGTTTTGTAACATTGGCTTTTGATCACCGTTCATATGGGCAAAGTGAAGGTTATCCCCGTTTTGATGAAGATCCTTTTACCAAAGTAGAGGATACGAAAAATGCTGTAAGCTATTTGACAACCAGGATGGAGGTAGATTTGGAGCGCATAGGGGTAATGGGAATTTGCGGAGGCGGAGGCGTAGCGCCAACGGCAGCAGCAACAGATCGAAGGATAAAGGCTGTTGCAACAGTTAGCGGAATGATGGATCAACGTGGGGCAATGGCTGATCAATTTGGCGATCACGCTACTTTGGTTGCTGTATTTGAAGCGGGATCAAAGGCGCGTACAGCTTTTGCATCAGGAGAAGAGCCTCTTTATTATCCACTTATTCCTCCAGCAGGTGCACCCAATGTAATGGAACTGCTCAAGCAGGCACCTGATTATTATTTTAATCCAGCACGTGGTGCACATCCAAACTGGTCAAACAGTATTCTGGCCTATTCCCTTGAGAAACTAGCGACATTTTCAGCTCTGGATACCATTAGATTAATTTCTCCTCATCCTATTCTGTTTATTGCTGGTAGTAAAGCGGCTAGCAGACAACAAAACGAACTGGCTTATCAGACGGCGGATGAACCTATACCCCGGTCTTATTTTTTTTATAAAAGACCAGTGAGGATGTATAGATGGTCGATAGGAAAGCATATTTCACTATTTCCTGTAAGTAAGGGGTTTCGGCAGGATAATTCATTTTTCTATAAAGACTTTCCATGTCAGCACCTACGTCCCCGGACTCTTGCGTGGTCAATACACATTGCAACTGCATTTCTGAGGAAAATATACGTGCCATTTTTTCACTGGTAG
- a CDS encoding GlxA family transcriptional regulator, whose product MKKLLLLPFLFCCALAFAQQETTPVKKINVALYIYPGVGLGDLNGPADVFMKAAGLTKGQYNVYTFALQQGTIRTQGNGLKITADYLESEMPKPDILVIPGGSIGLMDTMCLDPKVIGMLKKYQSQVEVMMSVCTASYLLGKAGILDHHKATTHYFVADDFQTQFPALTLVKDVRYVDEGTVMTCSGVTSGMDGALHLVNKYSGDKIAAMLSRAIQYTPRGEEKWPVAPNGMKFDRNWKKKQGLMKQ is encoded by the coding sequence ATGAAAAAATTACTTCTGTTACCCTTTCTTTTCTGCTGTGCATTAGCATTTGCCCAGCAGGAAACTACACCTGTTAAAAAAATAAATGTGGCCTTATACATCTATCCGGGCGTTGGCCTGGGAGATCTGAATGGCCCTGCTGATGTTTTTATGAAAGCCGCCGGGCTAACAAAGGGACAGTATAATGTATATACGTTTGCCCTGCAGCAGGGAACGATCCGCACACAGGGAAATGGATTGAAAATTACGGCAGACTATCTGGAAAGTGAAATGCCTAAACCGGATATCCTGGTTATTCCCGGTGGCAGTATCGGCCTGATGGATACGATGTGCCTTGATCCTAAAGTGATTGGCATGCTTAAAAAATATCAAAGTCAGGTGGAAGTGATGATGTCCGTTTGTACCGCATCTTACCTACTCGGTAAAGCTGGTATATTGGATCATCATAAAGCAACAACCCATTATTTTGTAGCAGATGATTTTCAGACCCAGTTTCCGGCTTTAACCCTGGTTAAAGATGTCAGGTATGTAGATGAAGGAACGGTGATGACCTGTTCTGGCGTTACCTCTGGTATGGACGGGGCACTTCATCTGGTCAACAAATATAGTGGAGATAAAATCGCTGCTATGTTAAGCCGCGCCATACAGTACACACCCCGCGGGGAAGAAAAGTGGCCTGTCGCGCCAAACGGGATGAAGTTTGATCGTAACTGGAAAAAAAAACAAGGTTTAATGAAACAGTAA
- a CDS encoding SMP-30/gluconolactonase/LRE family protein: MNHLHPSGRLCFSFLCVLLFSFTSLQVSAQLFSQDSLKLISRQFTFTEGPAVNAKGDVYFTDQPNNQIWKYDTNGKLSLFMNKAGRANGTYFDKHGQLLVCADENNELWSVNENKKVKVLLSTVDGKKLNGPNDLWADAKGGIYFTDPYYQRDYWTRKKPEIEGQKVYYLPPGKQAKVRVVAEDVAKPNGIIGSADGKYLYVADIQRNKIYRYTIGESGDLSSQIQLINQGADGMTLDSRGNFYLAGNGVTIFNPEGVQIGHIEVKEPWTSNVCFGGKNRSDLFITASTAIYTIPMQVKGIE; this comes from the coding sequence ATGAATCATCTACACCCCTCAGGCAGGTTATGCTTTTCTTTTTTATGTGTACTGCTTTTTTCTTTTACTTCATTGCAGGTCAGTGCCCAACTGTTCAGCCAGGATAGTTTAAAACTCATCTCCCGCCAGTTTACCTTTACTGAAGGGCCGGCGGTAAATGCAAAAGGCGATGTTTATTTTACTGATCAGCCTAATAACCAGATCTGGAAGTATGATACAAACGGGAAACTTTCTTTGTTTATGAATAAAGCCGGCCGCGCTAATGGAACCTATTTTGATAAACATGGCCAGCTGCTGGTTTGTGCGGATGAGAACAATGAGTTGTGGTCTGTCAATGAAAATAAAAAGGTAAAAGTACTGTTGTCAACTGTAGATGGCAAGAAATTGAACGGGCCTAATGACCTTTGGGCTGACGCTAAAGGTGGGATCTATTTTACGGATCCTTATTACCAGCGTGATTACTGGACAAGAAAAAAGCCGGAAATTGAAGGACAGAAAGTCTATTACCTGCCGCCCGGTAAACAGGCTAAGGTCAGAGTAGTGGCAGAAGATGTAGCCAAGCCAAATGGTATCATAGGCTCGGCAGATGGCAAATACCTGTATGTTGCAGATATTCAGCGGAACAAAATATACCGTTATACCATTGGTGAAAGCGGTGATCTCAGTAGTCAGATACAGCTCATTAACCAGGGTGCTGATGGAATGACGCTCGACAGCAGGGGAAATTTTTATCTTGCGGGCAATGGCGTTACTATATTTAATCCCGAAGGCGTACAAATTGGTCATATTGAGGTAAAAGAGCCATGGACAAGCAATGTGTGTTTTGGCGGGAAAAACCGGTCAGATCTCTTCATTACAGCTTCAACCGCGATTTATACGATTCCAATGCAGGTAAAAGGAATAGAATAA